ACGTTCTTGAATTGTTCAATCTCGCCTTCATCAAAGGAGCGGATCTTCGGACTTTTAGAAGTTGTCATTTCAGCCTTTGTTTGCAAAAGATCCGTCCGTTTCCGGACTCGAGTCCATCATAACAGTTGAGATATTTAGAACCATCGATTCATCGTTCTAATAAAAAGATTCGATGGAGGATTCTCTTTGTAAAGCCTAAAAGGAATATTTTTCGGATTCAAAGTTGGTGATTTTTAAATCCGAAATTCTCTTCACCGTAGAACTTGTGTTTTCAATGACGACGTCACCCCTTACGTCGATTTTCCGATCAAAGAGCACTTCACCTTTTACGATCAGTGAAGTGCAGTGCACTAAGGAAGGTATTTCCGGGAACAATCGATTGAAGTCCTGTATTTTCTTGTAGTATTGTTCATCCAATGTAATCAATACTTCACCTAAGCCTGACTTTTTCCTTTCGTCTGACATCGTGATCGAATAATCGTCTAATAGCTGATATGCGTCCGATCTCCTTACGAGGTAGTCTTCGCATTTTTTTACAGGGGCAAATCGATCTCTAGGAATGATGATTCCCTTGATACGGGTAAAATTTCGTATCGCCGATCCCATCGCGGTTTCCAATTGAAGCACTTCCTTTCCGTCGATCTTCTTCGGATTCACGATTAGGGAGAGTTCGAAGTTTCCTTGGAGGATTCTTTCCTTAAGTGCTACGAGATTGATCCAGAGATTGTTCGTCGAAAAACTTCTAAACTTTCCCAATCCTTCGAATTCGTGCATGTGTTCGCCAGGAACCTGTGCCGTTTCTAAAAGTTGATAATTCTCCGGTTTTCCGTTTAAAATTCTTCTGTAAATCGCCCCACCTTTTTTGTCCGCCAGGGTCTTCGGAGTCATTTCCATACAGAACTCGAGATTTTCTCTCAGTAGATATTCGAGAATTCCCGGATGAACCGTCGCTCCCAGGTTGTCACCGTTGGAAACAAAGGCTACTTTATAACCGTCTTCGATAAGAGTATCCAAAAGACCGGTTTCCAAAAGAGAAATCCAGATGTCTCCGTGCCCCGGGGGACACCATTCTTCGTCCGGATTCTTGCATATAATCGGCGTTAGGTTTTCTTTCAAAAGACGAGGAACCTTGTGTTGCAAAAAGGAAGTCGCAAATTTTTGTTTGAATCCGATTCGTTTCAACTCGGCTTGGCTCTCTTCCTGAGTGTTAAAGCTGTCCATGAGTATCAGAGGAACAGACACGTTATACTTCTTTAAAATGACTTCGGATTGTTTAGCAATGATCTCCAAAAAAGACATTCCATTTTTGAGTTCGATCAATGACTTTGGACCGGAAAGTCCCATCGAAGTTCCGAGTCCGCCGTTCAATTTTATGACGACTAGATTTTTTAAGATCTCGGGTGAGGGAGAAGTTTGTTTTTCGATTTCTTCGAGTGTGATTTCGTCCTTTTGAGGGTCCAAATCCCCGACTTCTTCCCAACGAACCATCCCGGTTTCTCCGTTGCGAACCTGGTCCACTTTCTTAAGAAAATCCTGGATGAACGTTTCAGACATTCCTTCCGAGAGCATTTTTTGCCGGATTTGTCCTTCCGATTTTGATTTTAACGAATCCATCGCACCACCGATTTGCTATTGTATTGTTCGTCGAACTCGGTAAACTCGATTGAATATTTTTCCGTCGGGTGCGTCGGTTCGTAAATGAGTTTGGCTCGGATCTCTCTTCCTTTTCCGGGAATTTCCTTTGGGGCTTCTTCGTTTTCCGTGTAGAGAGGAAGAAAAACCAGATATGTATAAATGTAAACGATTCGTTCCGGAGTTTTTCTATAAACCAGAACTCCTTTGCCCGTTAGATCCTTTTTAAGAATTTTCGTATAAGGAACCGGGAACCATTTTCCCCAGGTATCTTTGAAATTTTTCTCCATGCCCGCGTGAGTCGGTATATTTGAATAGACAGCCGAAGGAAGGATGAAAAAAATCCCAAGGAAAACAATTAGCTTCTTTGTATTCATGAAAGACTCTGACAGTCTTGTCTTTTCACCCCATAACTTCAAGCCATTCTCATGAAAAAAATCATTTCCTTTTTTAGAACCTTCTTCTATTTCCTTTCCGAAATTTTAGAATTTATCCTTTCTGTAATCTCGTCTTTGATTCCTTCGGGGAAAGATCCGAATCTTTCCAGAGGCGATATTTATATCGTTACCGGTTTTCTTTCCGGTCCTTTGTTCTATCGTAAACTTTGCAAAGCCTTGGAGGCGAAAGGTTATCAACCGAGAATTTTGAGAATCCCTCCGTTCTTTTTAAACACAAAAAAAACGGTGGAAGTTTTGGCGAAACAGATGGATCAGATTCCGGCTAAGTCCGTTTTGATTGCGCACAATACCGGAGGGCTTCTTACACTTTTACTTCCGGACCGAAGCCGACAAAAAATAAGAGGTCTCGTGACTTTAGGAACACCGTTTCGCGGAAGTTATCTCTTTTCGATTCTTCCTGTTTCCGCTTTGCGTTACGGATCTCCGTATTTGCAGGAACTTTTTAAGACCTTCCTCTTTATGGATCGATTTCATCCTCTTTCTCCCATGAAAGAATTTATTTTTCTCCCTGCTTCGTCTTCGATCTACGGCGAAGAACGGGATCTTTGGTTCGATATTCCCGGCAATTACAACCAAGTTCGAAAAGGTGAGAACATTCGAACGATACTGGAATTTCTCGTCTTTCATTATCCAAGCGACGTCGCAAAAGAATCCGAACGGGTGGCGATGGCCGCTCTTCATGAAAGACTGATTTCTCAAAAAAAACCGCAGATCGCGATCAAAAAGAAACGTGTAACAGCTCCTACAACGAAAAAGAGAACGTCCGCCTCTCCCAAAAAGAAGTCGAAGGTGATTCCTAAAAAAGCCGTCCAAAAGAAAACAAAACGATAAACGATATTCTTTCCGAGGAAATCGAACGCGGTTTTACGATCTTGCGCGGATCCGAACAACAAGTTGGCGATGTTCATTTTCGTGAAAAGGAAAAAGAGAGGAACGGAACGAGTCTAAAAACGAAATCATTTTTTTTCGAGACGGGAATCGTTTCCTTCATTTGAAGGAGAGCCATTTTGGATTTTGAAAATTGATTTTGTAAACCCGGAAACAACATTCCGAAGTTTCCGAATCACTGTCGATTGAGAAGGAGTTCGTCTAACGTTGACCGTTTACGGTTGACGGAGGATTCGGTACTGATCGTAGAGCGCGTCGTTCGAATCGAAGACTCCATCGCCTATCGCCAGTATTTCTCCGGATTGTAAGGAGACGACTCGAAGCTGAAGAACAAAGGTCTGATCGTTGAATTGAACGGAACCGAGAAGAACCAAATCCACTCCGGAAAGTTTTCCGATTTCCAAGGATTTATCCGAAAGTACGAGTCCGGATTTTTGAAAGGTCTGTTCGTCGATCAATCGACTCAATTGGGATTTTTCTACAAGAATCAATTTGCCCGGCTCGTTCATTTGGGTGAGAAGTTGTCCGGAGATATTGGATCCAAGATTGGTGACGGAACCGTTTTCGTTTAACAAAGGAAGGATTGCGAGTTTCAGAGCATTCTTTCGATCCGGCAAAGAAGATTCTCTGTTGGTTTGAATTTGTCTTTTCAATGAAGAGGAAAGTTCCTCTAAAACGACCGGAAGCTCCTTCAGAAGACTTCGTTTCCCTCCACGACCGGAACTCGCACAACTCGAGAAACAAAAAAAGAATAAGAATATGATAAAAATGGAATGTTTCATTCGAAATATTTGACCAAGGTCACCCGATTTCCCGTTGAATTGAACTTCACTACGTCGAAAGTGGAAAGAGCAAATGCGATCCCTCTGGTTTGCAGAGAAGCGGTTTCGTCCGTCCTCGTAATCGCGTTTCTCACGGTTTTTGCGTGGTTAAAACCTTTCCCCTCGTCCGTAATTCTATAACCTACTTTCTGTCTGGAAAGAAAATATTCCACGAGAATTTTTTTATCCCTGTAATATGGATCGTTCTGACGGGTTAGAATGAACTGAAAATAATTTCCTGATTTTAAGGCTTTTGCCTTGTCCTCGTTTGAAATATTCAAATTTCCGTGTTCGATCGCGTTGATGAGCATTTCCCGAAGACTCGTACGAATCGAAAGTGCGATCGTAGGATCGGTGAAACGGACTAAATTGAAGGTAAGCCTTTGACTCAAGAGCTCCGCGTTCTGAAGATAATTGTTTACGGAGAATACGATTCTTTCCTCGTCCAAAAATCTTCCCATGAGATCCTGATCGGGTTCGTAAGCCCTTCCCAAAATTTCACGTCCGGATTCGTGTTCGAGAATCTGAAGACGAACTTGGAGTTCTTTCGGTTCTTTGAGATACTTTTGTAAGAAGTCTGCTCGAAAATAAACCGGTTTTCTCGTATTCGAAAGTTCTTCCATTCTTTCCATTACATACAATTTTTTGAATGCGTCTTCCAGTCCGCCGGTGTTATACATCAATTCAAGAAAATTCTTTCCGATTACATCCGCAGGTTTGAAACCGAGAAAGGTGGAAACGGCCTTGTTCGTTCCGGTGATGTTTCCGTTAGAGTCCAAATTAAAAAGAAAGTCTTCTTCTCCTTCGTATAAATTCTTATATTGAATCGCGGATTGTTCGTGACGAAGTTTGAGAAGATTCAGGTTTGTGGCTTGTGTTTCCAAACTCAAAGAAAGCTGTTTGATTCGATCAGCGAGTCCCAAGGAAAGAAGAGCGACTTCGATCGCGGAACCGATCTGAAGACCCCATTGCGTAAAAAAATTATCCGGAAAAATTCCGAAAGCTTTCATCGCATATAAAAAACTTCCGAAAATAAGAACCGCCCAAGCGGTCAAAAAGAATCGCGCCGGCCTGTGTCCCTTCCAGACACACTGAAGGCTGTTGATCAAAAGAAGAAACAGCGTAAGGAGAAGAACGATCAAACTGGAAACGACACTAAACGTATAGCTGAAGAAGCTAAGAGATCCGATACAACCGAAAATGCAGATCGCAATCAAAGGATAATAAAATTTATCCGTAATCGGGGTGATTTTAGAAGATTCTAAAAAGGATTTTCCGAAGAGACATGCCGCGAGAAACGCACAAAACATAAAGAAGGGAAGGCAAATGTTTCCCCATTCGGGGCTATTCGGCCAGAGGAATTCATAGGATAATCCGTTCAGAGTCAGTTGAAAGAGAACATCAAAAAAAATGAATATACTATAGTAGAGATAACTTTTATCCCTGGTGGTGATCAGAAGAAAAAGATTGTAAACGAACATCACGATCATCGCGCCGTAATAAAAACCGAGGGTCGCATATTCCTTCGCGGTCTGTTCCAAATATTCCGTCCTCGAATAAGCGGATAAAGGAATGATGATGGAACTTTTGGATTGGATCCGGATAAAGTAATCGGTTTTGGAAAGAGGAGGTTCGCTGAGTTGAAAGGGAAAGTTTCGATTCTCCGCCAAACGTGTTCCAAATGGAAGTTCGTCCCCGGTTACGACCAAGGGCAAACCCCCGTTTCTGGAAGAATACAATTGGATCGAATCGATTAAGCTATATCCGTATTGGAGAACCCAATTTCGAGTGCCTCGTTCCCTATTGGCGACCGGAACCCGAATCCAAATCGCGGCTTCGGAATATCCGAGGCTGTTATTAAAAAGAGGAATGGACTTCCCAGAGAGAAATACGTTTTGAATTTCGGGAAAGGAAAGTTTACCTGTTTTGTCTTCGTAAAAAGTGAGAAAGGGTTGAAGATCGACGTCTTCCATAATCACGGTGGGTTCGAACTCGGAAGAATCCGAATCTTCCGCGAGGATGGAAACAACTCCGGAAAAAGCCAAAACGAAGCAGAGTATGGCTTTGTACTTCCGGAGCCGATCGTTCACAGAAATCCTTTGATGACTCGAAATAAATCCGCGGTAACGATAAAGGTTCCGATGCTACTTCCGATTTGAGGAAGCATAAAGACGAGAAAGATTCGGATCACGTTATTCTTCCAATAACCTTTCCAGTGTTCGGAATCCTGCGCGATTCTTTCAAAATCTTCCACGAGAGGTTTCCGCAACCACGACTCGGATAACGCGGCGACCCAACCCGGTTTGATGACAGGATTGAAATTCCCGACGGGAGCGGCCAAAAACGCAAGAATGACGGACAGAGGATGAGCGAGCGCGATGATGGCGCCTAACGCGGCGAGTCCGCCCTTGACCAAAATCCAACGAAGTACGAATTCTTGTCCTTGTTGTCTTCCTCCGAAATAAAAAACGGTGAGAATCAAACCTAAGAAAATTCCGGGAACGATCAAACCCTTCCAACGATCCCAAGCCGTTTTTTGTGGAAGATGATCGAGACTGGAAATGTCCTTGTCTTCGTAAACGTGATTCATGATTCCCTGCAAATGACCGGCTCCCACGACGGCGAAAACCTTCTTCCCGTCGACTGAGGCTTCCCTGATTCTTTGCGCGAGATAAGAATCCCGTTCGTCGATGATTACGTTTTTGATCGATTCATATCGTTTTGGAAGTTGGGAAAATAGATCCTTCAGAACGTCGTCCGATTTCATCTCTTCGATTTTTTCTTCGGAGATGTCTTCCTTCACAAAGAGAGACGTAAGCAATGCGGAGAGCAAAACCATACGATTGAAAAGTCCGATGTTCCACCAAGCGCGTTTGAGAGTCGTGGAAACTTCTCTGTCGATCGGAACGATTTTAGCGCCGGATCTTTCTCCTTCGGAGATCGCCATTCTCATCTCGTCTCCGGGACGAATGGAACCTTTGCCCAGTTTTTTTTGAAACGCGGAAAGGATAAGGCTGGAAAGAAGAAGATACATCTTTCTTTCTTTAAAAACTTTGAATATATCGAGCTTCTTCCAGTGTTCGGAATCTTTCACCGAACGCATTCTGGAATTGCAGAGTTCCACGCAAATCGTGTCCGGCTTTTCTTCACGAATGATTCTTTGAACTTCGTCTATGCTCTTTTGACTGATATGTGCCGTGCCAAGAATTGTTACGGACGTTTTACCGAGTTTAAACGTTTCGATCGGTTCCGAGGTCGTATTCTTTTTTTTCGTCTCGGTTTTTTTATTTTCTTTGAGTGCTTGTTTTGCCATTCCAAAAGCAGTGTATGAAACCAGGATCTTCGCGTAAAATGAAATTCTGCTCGATTTGTATTCGAATTCTTCTCCGATTCCGAAACTCGAATTCGCAACGAATTCATCTGAAAATTCCTATTAGAAAAATGGAAAAGAGAATCGTTGCTTGTATAAAAAGTGCGACTTTTTGAATTGTGGTAATCTCTCTTTTCGAACGTCTCAAAAAAGTATTGAAGAATTCGGGACGTTACCATATTGTCTTGGATACTCTTTTAGAACGAGATATCACCCGGATAACTGGATACAAATGCTGGCAAAAGGAACGAAGGTAGTCAATGTTGGAATCGCTGACCTGCAAGGCGGGCAGTCTCCTGAAATTCTAAGAACGACTCTTGGATCCTGTATCGGAGTCGTGTTTTACGCTCCTGAAAAGAAGGTAGGTGCGATGGCGCACTTTATGCTTTCGAAAGATCCCGGTGGAAAAGATTCGCAGAAGAATCCGTTCAAATACGCGGAAACCGCGATCCCTTTGCTGATCAAAAAAATGGCCGAGTTCGGTTGTAATCCAAGGGAATACGGCGGACGTCTTTTCGGAGGCGCTTCGATGTTCAAAGGGGTCCAGTCCAGTTTTCTCCAGAATATCGGAGAACAGAATATTTTGACCGCACGCGCCATATTGGAACAAAACAAGATTCCTTTGATCGTGGAAGATGTCGGAGGTAACGACGGAAGAACCATTAGCTTGTATTTGGACGACGGACGTGTCCTTTTAAAGAAAGCGGGTTTTGAAAAGTACCTCTACAAGGTCAGGTAAAAAAGATGAAAGAAAAAATAGATCAACTCTTTTTAAACGACGCCCAACTTCCCAGAATCTCCTCCGTAGTTACGAAAGTAATGCAGATGGTACAAAAGCAGGACGTCGCCATTCCCGATCTCGCAAAAGAAATTTCGAATGATCCCGGCTTGACCGCGGAAGTGATCAAACTTTCCAATTCGGCGTACTATCGCGCGGCAAAACCGATCAAAACGGTTCAAGAATCTCTGATGACTCTTGGAATCAAGACGGTAAAGGATATCATTCTTCTGACCGCTTCCAAAGGAATTCTCAAAAAAGAGTTAAAAGGATACCAAGTAGAAGCAGAAGACAATTGGATTCATTCTCTTACGGTCGCGGAACTTTCCAAACGAATCTGCGAACAAAAGAAACTCAAGATCGGAACCGATCTCGCGTTTACGGGTGGACTTTTGCACAACATAGGTAAGGTCATCTTGGCCGACTTTTTTCCGGCGGTACTGATCACACTTCGAGAAGAATTAAAAAATCATACTTCTTCGTTTTCGGAGTTGGAGAAAAAACATTTCGGATATTCGCACGAAGAGGCCGGGGCTAAGCTATTAGCGAAATGGAATTTTCCGAAAGAACTCGTACATGTTGCGGAGAACTACACTCATCCGGAAGACGAAAAGGATTATCCCGAGTTGGTGTCGGTCGTTCATGTCGCTCACACGATCTCGATTGCGGCCGGTGTGGGAATCGACATTGCAGGTTTGTCGACTCCGATTTCCAATAAAGCTTTGCAGATTTTAGGAATTACCGATTCTGACTTACAGATGTATTATACGGTTCTACCGGAGATACAGAAACATATCCGTGAGTTAATCCAGGCTTGAAAAAAAATTTCGCTTTGATCGGCCCGAGGGGGGTCGGCAAATCTAAAATCTCCCGTAAATTATCAAAGATCACAGGAATGCCCGTAATTTCCACGGATATGATTGCCGTTTATGAAATCGGAGGGATTTCCATTCCGGAATTTATCCAAAGTAAGAATGGAAATTGGAAGCCGTTTCGTGATCTTGAATTTCGAATTTTAGAAAGGCTAAAAAACGCCAGCGGAATCATCCTGGATTGCGGGGGCGGAATTCTTTTCGATTTGGATTTAAAAGGAAACGAAATCCTAAGTGAGAGAAAAACGGAACTCCTCAAGTCCATTGCGACCGTATTCGGTCTTTCCCGTTCCACCGAAGTTTTGGTAGAAAAAATACAAAACGACCCGACCCGGCCGGCACTCAGCGCTGTCGCCTCTTATCGAAACATCTTAGAATCTCGACTTCCTCACTACGAAAGCGTTTCCGATCACTATCTATCGATAGATGATTTGAAGGTCGAAGAGATTTGCGACAGAATTCTTCAGAAAATCGACTTTTGAATTGACACAATTTGGAAATATTTGATTTCTTTTTTTCAAAGCTACAAAAAAGAATAGAAATCTGTGGAATGACGCCTAACGGGTCGAGCACGGATTTGGCAGGAAAGAAGAGATGTCAGAATTGGAACTTCCGAAAAAGAATAAGCATTCGATTGAAAGACTCAGCAAGATCATTCGCCAGAGAAATTATAAGAAGGCAACTGCCTATACGTATCTCAAATACAACGTAGACTTCTTGAATTTTGCGGATAAACCGGCGGAGAAAATCACTCTGAAGGATCTCAATCGTTATATGGATCATCTGAAAAAGAAGAGGGTTTCTTCCTCAACGATCCAGATCAATGTCAGTTCCCTCAAGATGTTCTTTGAAGACGTGATGAAAATGGATCTTTTCCGCGACTTTCAGAGACCGGTTCGAGAATATAACAATCCGAATGCGATCACTTTTAAAGAAATGCAGAATATTCTAAAATCCGCATCTTCCAACGCAAAGCACGAACTGATGTGCGGTCTCGTATATTTCGGGGGTCTTCGAGTTGGAGAATTGATTTCCCTGAAGTGGAATCATCTCGATCTAAAACGCAAGTGGATTCAGATCAAATCGAGCGTCCTTTCTCAATCGAGGACCGTCGAACTTCCGACGGAACTTCTAACACTGATTAAAAAATATGAAAAGGAAGCCTTGGTTTCTGCGAATTCGTATCTGTTCCCGGGAAAGAGCTTAGGATCACATACCACCTCCAGAAACGTGGAAAGAATCATTTCCGAAATCGGTAGAAACGCGGGCATTGCAAGTCCGGTGACGGTCTTTACGCTCAGACACAGTCGAGCCCTTCATCTGATCGCCGACGGTTCTCCCCTGGCTCAGGTAAAAGATTTTCTCGGTCATAAAACATTAGCGAGCACCGAGTCGTACATTCCTGTGAAGAAAAATCTACGCGCCGCCGTTCGAGAAAAATCGAAACAAGACGCACTTCGGAATATTCGCAAAAAGTTTAAGACCGGTTAAAGTGAGAATTTTCAAACGGCGATTTCAACGATGTTTTCGCTTGTGGATAGGATTGTTAAGAACCGTGGTCTACGTTTATTTACGAAGAATTTGCATTGATTGATTCTATACAATTTCGGGTTGAATACAAATGATCTTTGGCGGCGGGTCGAATGAGTTGAGAAGATCGATGAGTTCCCTTTCTTTCGTCAGAATTCTAATTTCCATTTGTTTTACACTTTTGAAACAAGTTCCAGTCTTTTCTTTCGAATTTCCCTTCTTTTCAAAAGAAGACTTTGAATTCTTTGATGTCGCTCTTTCGTAAGCGGCATCAAAAGAAAGATCAGAGCGCCGAGGATGAAGAAACTTCCTACAACGGGCCCGAAAAGAATCGAAAGACGAAAGCCCAGTTCCGGGATTTGATCGACGGAACCTTCCTGATAACCGATTCCACTCAAAAGAATTCCGCCGAAACCTAAGCCGAGCGCCCTCGCCACTTTCGTCGCCATCTTCCAGAGCCCGAAGAACCAACCTTCTCTCTTTTCTCCGATCTTGAGCTCGTCGTAGTCGACGATATCCGCTACGAGAGAATCAAAGAGCAGGACGGCGCCGGCAAAAAAACCTCCGAACACCGCGGCGAATAAGATCGGAAGGATTCCTCTTTCCGGGAATAGAGGATAAACCACGAAAGTCATGATTCCCAAAAGAAGGACTCCCCAAAACGCGGGCCATTTTTTTCCGTATCGATTGGAAAGATAGACCCAAAGAAGAATGGATAAAATCAGACAAACGACAAACGGAAGAAGAATCATCAATCCGATTTCCGCTTCCGTTAAACGAATTCTATATTTATAATACAGATTTACGATCGAAGAGTTGAAGGTTCTTCCGAAGGTCGCGATGATAAATGCGAGAATCAAGGGTAAAAAATAACGATTTTTAAAAACGGATGCGATCTGAATAAACCACGTATGTCCGATGGGGACCTCGGTTTTTTGATTCGGATTCTGCGGTAGCCTTGAATCCTCCACTTTGTCCCTTCCCGAAGTCGCAAAAAAAGCGATGATCGAAGTGAAAACCAGAATGCCTGCGATCGTTAGGGAAGTGTAATTTCTCGTAATCAAAAGCCGAGAAACTTCGTTTCCGTTCGGAAACAAAGCCGAATAAAAGGAAGGAAGAATCAAAACGAGAATAAATCCTATATTACTAAAAAAGAATCTCCATCCGAAGATTCTAGTTCTTTCGGTCGGAGCGAATGTCATTTCTCCTCCGAGTGCGATATGCGGAACCGCGAGAATCGTCATGGATGTGTTCACCAAAAGATAAACAAACAATAGAAAAAAGAACTTCTGGGTTTGCGTTTCCAATGTGGGCGGAGAGAACATAACGTAGATTGAAATGGCGAGAAGAATTCCTCCGCTCAAAATGTAAGGTCTTCTCTTTCCGAGTTTCGTTCTTGTATGATCGGAAAGATAACCCATCAAAGGGTCCGAGATCGCGTCCCAGAGAACGGCGATCGCGAGCGCCAATCCAGCGAGCGAAGCCCTGAGACCGACCGCCGTGACGAAAAATTCCAAAAGATAGATTTGCGCGAGTACTTCGACGGCGGTGATTCCGATTTCGGCCACCGCGTATCCCGCCATTACTCGCACGGGAATTGATTTTATTTTTTCCATGAAAACAGTCCGGGAAGAATTCTTCAACCTAACGCTGATTTTGCGAAACGATCCGGAAGGAACGATCGTACAAAGCGTTTTAGGATGGAATGCTTTTTCGTTTCCGAAAAGAAATTCTAAATTCCCTTATCCTTTTTTGTAAGTTGACTGTTTCTTTAGACCTTTTTTTCGAAGCATTGGACCGAGGAAGCCGCTTATTCCGGGAAATACGTTCGCGATTTTTGCCAAAATTCCTCTGCTCCCGGGAATCAAAACTTCCAAAGGTTTTTTAGACAACACGCGTCCAAGGATAATCCGAGAAACCTCATCCGCAGTCAGAACCTTATCTCCGGAAAACGTC
The sequence above is a segment of the Leptospira stimsonii genome. Coding sequences within it:
- a CDS encoding UTP--glucose-1-phosphate uridylyltransferase, which codes for MDSLKSKSEGQIRQKMLSEGMSETFIQDFLKKVDQVRNGETGMVRWEEVGDLDPQKDEITLEEIEKQTSPSPEILKNLVVIKLNGGLGTSMGLSGPKSLIELKNGMSFLEIIAKQSEVILKKYNVSVPLILMDSFNTQEESQAELKRIGFKQKFATSFLQHKVPRLLKENLTPIICKNPDEEWCPPGHGDIWISLLETGLLDTLIEDGYKVAFVSNGDNLGATVHPGILEYLLRENLEFCMEMTPKTLADKKGGAIYRRILNGKPENYQLLETAQVPGEHMHEFEGLGKFRSFSTNNLWINLVALKERILQGNFELSLIVNPKKIDGKEVLQLETAMGSAIRNFTRIKGIIIPRDRFAPVKKCEDYLVRRSDAYQLLDDYSITMSDERKKSGLGEVLITLDEQYYKKIQDFNRLFPEIPSLVHCTSLIVKGEVLFDRKIDVRGDVVIENTSSTVKRISDLKITNFESEKYSF
- a CDS encoding tyrosine-type recombinase/integrase; this encodes MSELELPKKNKHSIERLSKIIRQRNYKKATAYTYLKYNVDFLNFADKPAEKITLKDLNRYMDHLKKKRVSSSTIQINVSSLKMFFEDVMKMDLFRDFQRPVREYNNPNAITFKEMQNILKSASSNAKHELMCGLVYFGGLRVGELISLKWNHLDLKRKWIQIKSSVLSQSRTVELPTELLTLIKKYEKEALVSANSYLFPGKSLGSHTTSRNVERIISEIGRNAGIASPVTVFTLRHSRALHLIADGSPLAQVKDFLGHKTLASTESYIPVKKNLRAAVREKSKQDALRNIRKKFKTG
- a CDS encoding 7TM diverse intracellular signaling domain-containing protein; this translates as MNDRLRKYKAILCFVLAFSGVVSILAEDSDSSEFEPTVIMEDVDLQPFLTFYEDKTGKLSFPEIQNVFLSGKSIPLFNNSLGYSEAAIWIRVPVANRERGTRNWVLQYGYSLIDSIQLYSSRNGGLPLVVTGDELPFGTRLAENRNFPFQLSEPPLSKTDYFIRIQSKSSIIIPLSAYSRTEYLEQTAKEYATLGFYYGAMIVMFVYNLFLLITTRDKSYLYYSIFIFFDVLFQLTLNGLSYEFLWPNSPEWGNICLPFFMFCAFLAACLFGKSFLESSKITPITDKFYYPLIAICIFGCIGSLSFFSYTFSVVSSLIVLLLTLFLLLINSLQCVWKGHRPARFFLTAWAVLIFGSFLYAMKAFGIFPDNFFTQWGLQIGSAIEVALLSLGLADRIKQLSLSLETQATNLNLLKLRHEQSAIQYKNLYEGEEDFLFNLDSNGNITGTNKAVSTFLGFKPADVIGKNFLELMYNTGGLEDAFKKLYVMERMEELSNTRKPVYFRADFLQKYLKEPKELQVRLQILEHESGREILGRAYEPDQDLMGRFLDEERIVFSVNNYLQNAELLSQRLTFNLVRFTDPTIALSIRTSLREMLINAIEHGNLNISNEDKAKALKSGNYFQFILTRQNDPYYRDKKILVEYFLSRQKVGYRITDEGKGFNHAKTVRNAITRTDETASLQTRGIAFALSTFDVVKFNSTGNRVTLVKYFE
- a CDS encoding TraB/GumN family protein, with product MAKQALKENKKTETKKKNTTSEPIETFKLGKTSVTILGTAHISQKSIDEVQRIIREEKPDTICVELCNSRMRSVKDSEHWKKLDIFKVFKERKMYLLLSSLILSAFQKKLGKGSIRPGDEMRMAISEGERSGAKIVPIDREVSTTLKRAWWNIGLFNRMVLLSALLTSLFVKEDISEEKIEEMKSDDVLKDLFSQLPKRYESIKNVIIDERDSYLAQRIREASVDGKKVFAVVGAGHLQGIMNHVYEDKDISSLDHLPQKTAWDRWKGLIVPGIFLGLILTVFYFGGRQQGQEFVLRWILVKGGLAALGAIIALAHPLSVILAFLAAPVGNFNPVIKPGWVAALSESWLRKPLVEDFERIAQDSEHWKGYWKNNVIRIFLVFMLPQIGSSIGTFIVTADLFRVIKGFL
- a CDS encoding chemotaxis protein CheD, with translation MLAKGTKVVNVGIADLQGGQSPEILRTTLGSCIGVVFYAPEKKVGAMAHFMLSKDPGGKDSQKNPFKYAETAIPLLIKKMAEFGCNPREYGGRLFGGASMFKGVQSSFLQNIGEQNILTARAILEQNKIPLIVEDVGGNDGRTISLYLDDGRVLLKKAGFEKYLYKVR
- a CDS encoding shikimate kinase — protein: MKKNFALIGPRGVGKSKISRKLSKITGMPVISTDMIAVYEIGGISIPEFIQSKNGNWKPFRDLEFRILERLKNASGIILDCGGGILFDLDLKGNEILSERKTELLKSIATVFGLSRSTEVLVEKIQNDPTRPALSAVASYRNILESRLPHYESVSDHYLSIDDLKVEEICDRILQKIDF
- a CDS encoding esterase/lipase family protein is translated as MKKIISFFRTFFYFLSEILEFILSVISSLIPSGKDPNLSRGDIYIVTGFLSGPLFYRKLCKALEAKGYQPRILRIPPFFLNTKKTVEVLAKQMDQIPAKSVLIAHNTGGLLTLLLPDRSRQKIRGLVTLGTPFRGSYLFSILPVSALRYGSPYLQELFKTFLFMDRFHPLSPMKEFIFLPASSSIYGEERDLWFDIPGNYNQVRKGENIRTILEFLVFHYPSDVAKESERVAMAALHERLISQKKPQIAIKKKRVTAPTTKKRTSASPKKKSKVIPKKAVQKKTKR
- a CDS encoding HDOD domain-containing protein; the encoded protein is MKEKIDQLFLNDAQLPRISSVVTKVMQMVQKQDVAIPDLAKEISNDPGLTAEVIKLSNSAYYRAAKPIKTVQESLMTLGIKTVKDIILLTASKGILKKELKGYQVEAEDNWIHSLTVAELSKRICEQKKLKIGTDLAFTGGLLHNIGKVILADFFPAVLITLREELKNHTSSFSELEKKHFGYSHEEAGAKLLAKWNFPKELVHVAENYTHPEDEKDYPELVSVVHVAHTISIAAGVGIDIAGLSTPISNKALQILGITDSDLQMYYTVLPEIQKHIRELIQA
- a CDS encoding FlgO family outer membrane protein — its product is MKHSIFIIFLFFFCFSSCASSGRGGKRSLLKELPVVLEELSSSLKRQIQTNRESSLPDRKNALKLAILPLLNENGSVTNLGSNISGQLLTQMNEPGKLILVEKSQLSRLIDEQTFQKSGLVLSDKSLEIGKLSGVDLVLLGSVQFNDQTFVLQLRVVSLQSGEILAIGDGVFDSNDALYDQYRILRQP